The following proteins are encoded in a genomic region of Arachis ipaensis cultivar K30076 chromosome B02, Araip1.1, whole genome shotgun sequence:
- the LOC107627198 gene encoding uncharacterized protein LOC107627198 — translation MKGYHPPPVNEDQQLLPLQLIERSSLGRTRRSRPRSISPFQVTSETNRLLSKKNTLKGDETVVLTKECSVIIQSKLPRKMPDPGSFQILCTIGNITFDKALCHLGTSINLMPLSVMKKPQIQKAQPTRIALQMADKSLRQAHGIVENVLVKVGEFFLPADFVILDMG, via the exons ATGAAAGG gtaccacccccctccaGTGAACGAGGATCAGCAGCTCCTCCCTCTCCAACTGATCGAGCGTAGCAGTCTCGGCCGTACCAGAAGGTCTCGTCCTAGATCGATCTCTCCGTTTCAGGTAACCTCCGAAACAAATAGGTTACTTTCTAAGAAGAATaccttaaagggagatgagacagtggtcctgaccaaggaatgcagtgTAATAATTCAGAGCAAGTTACCAAGGAAGATGCctgatccagggagctttcagatTCTATGTACTATTGGAAACATAACCTTTGACAAAGCCTTATGTCATCTTGGTACAAGTATTAatctaatgcccttgtctgtgatgaaaaaGCCACAAATCCAAAAGGCACAGCCAACAAGGATAGCACtacaaatggcagacaaatctctGAGACAAGCACATGGAATAGTGGAGAATGTCTTGGTCAAGGTTGGAGAATTCTTcctccctgcagattttgtgatccTTGATATGGGATAG